Proteins encoded together in one Eublepharis macularius isolate TG4126 chromosome 2, MPM_Emac_v1.0, whole genome shotgun sequence window:
- the LOC129324805 gene encoding alpha-1-antiproteinase F-like, producing MSNIYLCVLLAGLCVLANCHHVPGHQGGHDGHEHPQEDQPPTESHQENGLLSYRKIAPSALDFTLKFYHQVHPKADGKNIFFSPVSIVSAFLLVALGAKGNTLDQILSGLCYNQSMTSMQEIDDGVHHLLQWLNRPEAKLELSTGSALFTADKFQLQQEILNKARDLFHADVVPANFKNPEEAVTQINSYIERKTHGKLVDVVKGLDPEMAMVLVNYVFMKGYWEKPFNHELTRKKAFSINNETTVQVDMMYRDGYYLTYHDDELDCDVVQIPYQGNASALFILPQKGKLHQVEQALGREVFLKWEASQKLRRIELSLPKVSLYTSHDVKEALIGLGVTEVFTDQADLSAFTGHPDLKISKAYHKAYLNIHENGTEAAAATVIEIVPTSLPPAVIFDRPYLLMVADHVARVPLFFARIMNPIEH from the exons ATGTCGAATATCTACCTGTGTGTGCTACTTGCTGGTCTCTGTGTGCTTGCCAACTGCCATCATGTCCCTGGACACCAGGGTGGCCACGATGGGCATGAACATCCACAGGAGGACCAACCACCAACTGAAAGTCACCAAGAGAATGGCCTTTTGTCCTATCGGAAGATAGCCCCAAGTGCTCTTGATTTTACCCTTAAATTCTACCACCAGGTGCATCCCAAGGCTGAtggaaaaaacattttcttttctccagTGAGCATTGTCAGTGCCTTTCTTCTGGTAGCCCTGGGAGCTAAAGGAAACACGCTCGATCAGATTCTTTCAGGACTTTGCTATAACCAGTCCATGACCAGCATGCAGGAAATAGATGATGGAGTCCACCACCTCCTACAATGGCTGAACCGTCCAGAGGCTAAACTTGAGCTGAGTACTGGGAGCGCCCTTTTCACAGCTGACAAATTTCAACTGCAACAGGAGATCCTGAATAAGGCTCGAGATTTGTTCCATGCAGATGTCGTTCCTGCAAATTTCAAGAACCCTGAAGAAGCTGTGACCCAGATCAACAGCTACATAGAAAGGAAAACCCACGGGAAACTGGTGGATGTTGTCAAGGGTCTAGACCCAGAAATGGCAATGGTTCTTGTAAACTATGTTTTCATGAAAG GTTATTGGGAAAAGCCTTTCAATCATGAGTTAACTCGGAAGAAGGCCTTCTCCATCAATAATGAAACAACAGTGCAGGTGGATATGATGTACAGAGATGGATATTATCTTACCTATCATGACGATGAGCTGGACTGTGACGTGGTGCAAATCCCTTACCAAGGCAATGCGTCAGCGCTCTTCATTCTGCCTCAGAAAGGAAAACTGCACCAGGTGGAACAGGCTCTGGGGCGAGAAGTTTTCTTAAAATGGGAGGCTTCCCAAAAACTACG GAGAATAGAGCTGTCACTTCCAAAGGTTTCACTCTATACCAGCCATGATGTCAAAGAGGCATTAATAGGATTAGGTGTTACTGAGGTATTTACAGATCAAGCAGATTTGTCTGCCTTCACTGGACATCCCGATTTGAAGATTTCAAAG GCTTACCACAAAGCTTATTTGAATATTCATGAGAATGGCActgaagcagctgctgccaccgtcATCGAAATCGTCCCtacttctctcccccctgcggttATATTTGATAGACCCTACCTATTAATGGTCGCTGACCACGTTGCCCGTGTCCCCTTATTCTTTGCGAGAATTATGAATCCTATTGAGCATTAA
- the LOC129324129 gene encoding serpin A3-3-like isoform X3, whose translation MLLGILMITKSQMKAMLYLFLLLFGLLFRCYHLSEPDDVHGNDRNTNSTNQQQHSTLERECNTEVSALHKIVPYNADFAFRLYKQMSSDSDDKNIFFSPVSISTAFAMLALGAKSQTQTQIYNALAFNLSEIEENEIHKGFCQLIHKLNLPREEILTKIGNALFLDESLKVLPTFLEDVKTLYQAETFSTNFLKPIEAKQQVNDYLKNRTYGEMINKPRDFSIHTVMVLVNYVFFKDFWRVQFHPILTTEKPFIAYGNTTIKKNFMCQRTRIKFLHDEDLSCSVVEIPFSRNAVAWFILPDEGKLKDVERSLVKEDINKWRASFQYREIEVWIPKFSLSASYDFKSSLQRLGMADVFNHRADLSGITGKRNLRVSQTAT comes from the exons ATGCTTCTGGGGATTTT aatGATTACCAAATCCCAAATGAAGGCCATGCTCTATCTTTTCTTGTTACTGTTCGGTCTGCTGTTCCGCTGTTATCACCTCTCGGAACCTGATGATGTCCATGGTAATGATCGAAATACAAATTCCACTAACCAACAGCAACATTCCACTTTGGAACGAGAATGTAACACTGAAGTCAGTGCTCTGCACAAGATAGTCCCTTATAATGCTGACTTTGCATTCCGATTGTACAAACAAATGTCTTCTGATTCAGAtgacaaaaatattttcttctctccTGTGAGCATCTCCACAGCCTTTGCCATGCTGGCCCTCGGAGCTAAGTCTCAAACCCAGACTCAGATTTACAATGCCCTTGCTTTCAACCTGTCAGAGATTGAAGAAAATGAGATACATAAAGGGTTTTGCCAACTTATCCACAAGCTTAACCTTCCAAGAGAGGAAATACTTACAAAAATTGGGAATGCTTTGTTCTTAGATGAGTCATTGAAAGTTCTCCCTACATTTCTGGAAGACGTCAAAACCTTGTATCAGGCTGAAACCTTTTCTACGAATTTCTTGAAACCTATAGAAGCAAAACAGCAGGTCAATGATTACTTAAAGAACAGAACTTATGGAGAAATGATCAACAAACCCCGTGACTTCAGTATACACACGGTCATGGTCCTCGTGAATTATGTCTTCTTCAAAG ATTTCTGGAGAGTACAGTTTCATCCTATATTAACCACTGAAAAACCTTTTATTGCCTATGGAAacacaaccattaaaaaaaactttatgtgCCAACGCACCAGGATAAAATTTCTGCACGATGAAGATCTTTCTTGCTCGGTAGTGGAAATACCCTTTTCAAGAAATGCTGTAGCATGGTTCATCCTGCCAGACGAAGGGAAACTAAAAGATGTAGAAAGGTCTTTGGTAAAAGAAGACATCAATAAATGGAGAGCTTCTTTTCAGTACAG AGAAATAGAAGTATGGATTCCAAAATTTTCCCTTTCTGCATCCTACGACTTCAAAAGCTCCTTGCAGAGACTAGGCATGGCAGATGTCTTTAATCATCGCGCTGATCTATCCGGGATTACAGGAAAACGTAATCTGAGGGTTTCTCAG
- the LOC129324129 gene encoding serpin A3-3-like isoform X2, which produces MLLGILMITKSQMKAMLYLFLLLFGLLFRCYHLSEPDDVHGNDRNTNSTNQQQHSTLERECNTEVSALHKIVPYNADFAFRLYKQMSSDSDDKNIFFSPVSISTAFAMLALGAKSQTQTQIYNALAFNLSEIEENEIHKGFCQLIHKLNLPREEILTKIGNALFLDESLKVLPTFLEDVKTLYQAETFSTNFLKPIEAKQQVNDYLKNRTYGEMINKPRDFSIHTVMVLVNYVFFKDFWRVQFHPILTTEKPFIAYGNTTIKKNFMCQRTRIKFLHDEDLSCSVVEIPFSRNAVAWFILPDEGKLKDVERSLVKEDINKWRASFQYREIEVWIPKFSLSASYDFKSSLQRLGMADVFNHRADLSGITGKRNLRVSQDSSAKNEGLPTHPQTWNYYKSKMLSSPILSLIEECGL; this is translated from the exons ATGCTTCTGGGGATTTT aatGATTACCAAATCCCAAATGAAGGCCATGCTCTATCTTTTCTTGTTACTGTTCGGTCTGCTGTTCCGCTGTTATCACCTCTCGGAACCTGATGATGTCCATGGTAATGATCGAAATACAAATTCCACTAACCAACAGCAACATTCCACTTTGGAACGAGAATGTAACACTGAAGTCAGTGCTCTGCACAAGATAGTCCCTTATAATGCTGACTTTGCATTCCGATTGTACAAACAAATGTCTTCTGATTCAGAtgacaaaaatattttcttctctccTGTGAGCATCTCCACAGCCTTTGCCATGCTGGCCCTCGGAGCTAAGTCTCAAACCCAGACTCAGATTTACAATGCCCTTGCTTTCAACCTGTCAGAGATTGAAGAAAATGAGATACATAAAGGGTTTTGCCAACTTATCCACAAGCTTAACCTTCCAAGAGAGGAAATACTTACAAAAATTGGGAATGCTTTGTTCTTAGATGAGTCATTGAAAGTTCTCCCTACATTTCTGGAAGACGTCAAAACCTTGTATCAGGCTGAAACCTTTTCTACGAATTTCTTGAAACCTATAGAAGCAAAACAGCAGGTCAATGATTACTTAAAGAACAGAACTTATGGAGAAATGATCAACAAACCCCGTGACTTCAGTATACACACGGTCATGGTCCTCGTGAATTATGTCTTCTTCAAAG ATTTCTGGAGAGTACAGTTTCATCCTATATTAACCACTGAAAAACCTTTTATTGCCTATGGAAacacaaccattaaaaaaaactttatgtgCCAACGCACCAGGATAAAATTTCTGCACGATGAAGATCTTTCTTGCTCGGTAGTGGAAATACCCTTTTCAAGAAATGCTGTAGCATGGTTCATCCTGCCAGACGAAGGGAAACTAAAAGATGTAGAAAGGTCTTTGGTAAAAGAAGACATCAATAAATGGAGAGCTTCTTTTCAGTACAG AGAAATAGAAGTATGGATTCCAAAATTTTCCCTTTCTGCATCCTACGACTTCAAAAGCTCCTTGCAGAGACTAGGCATGGCAGATGTCTTTAATCATCGCGCTGATCTATCCGGGATTACAGGAAAACGTAATCTGAGGGTTTCTCAG GATTCCTCAGCAAAAAATGAGggtcttcccacccacccccaaacatgGAACTATTATAAGAGCAAGATGCTGTCCTCTCCCATCCTCTCCCTCATTGAGgaatgtggattataa